The nucleotide window TCTATACTCCCATTGTAGACAGGCTCAGCCTTCATCACAACTCTCGTCTCCAACTACCCAACATACAAGGTCAAAACTGGAAGGTATTTTAATGATTACTGAATAAActttttcctttcacagatggggaaactgaagccaaCACAGGAGCAATGGCCTTCCCAGGGTCATGTAGCACATTCTAGCAAAGATGGAACAGTGGTTTTCCTATTTCCCCTtacactttcttctttcctgcctGCATTTCTGTGTGGTAGTGAGAAAATTCATGTTTCTTTTGCCTCTAGCCCTCTGCCCTCATTCTAGTTTTCAGGACCCTAGGCTCTAATGCATTTATTAACTAGCCCTAGATCAGGTTCCCTCTTCTATGCAAATACTCTTCTTCCTTACCCTCTTCTCACCCTTATATATTCTACTCACTTAGCTCATGCCAAAGACTACAGTTTCTGTCACCTATCTGAGCTGGACAAAGTTTTATGGTCATGACTCTGGGAGCTTTAGAGCCTCTCCAATGACCAACCCCATGAATAAGACAGGGCTTGgaggatgcctgggaggctcagcaattgagtgtttgccttcagctcagggcgtgatccctggcccagagatcgagttctgcatttggctccctgcaaggagcctgcttctccctctgtctctgcctctctttctgggtctctcatgaacaaataaataaaaatctttaaaaaaagacaggctTTGGGGTTCTGAGTTTCCAGCTTAtgctctttctgccttttttactTATCACACTCACTTTTCACATATATGTGCTTTCTACTTCAGCCAAACTTTGCACCTTCCTATTTCTATGCTTTTACATGAAAAgtacacattttaatataaagtcCAATCCAAGTCTTACTTCTCCTTGTAGCATTATCTAATGATCACATCATGAGAAATTGTTTCCTTCAATCAACTCttctagcattttatttattttttttaagatttgattatcagtggcgagtctgcttcaggattctctctccctctgctcctcccccactctcaaataaagaaatagaattttttaaaatttaaaaaataaaagtatttctagAGTGCTTATAGTGCTGTATCTTTGAAAGCAGGGGACATGGCTTATTCATATTTGAATGTATCCTTGGCTCTAGTCCCAGTGGCTGGCACAGAGTAAGAActctttaataaagaaatggTTCCCAAACTTGAGTTCCTGTGGCCACTGTCTGAACTCATTCTGTGTGCTCATGTCTGTACTGACAGCATTGTTGCTGAGGGGCCTGACAGGCCTAGCCTGGAGGCTCCTGGTACCGTGCCTAGATCCATTCCACTGGCCATGGGAGCAGCTCAGGACCATTGGGCTCACCTCCTGCTTCCTATGTTTTCTCTTGCCATTGGTCTGGGTCCTGTCACATTTGGAGAGCTACAAGAAGTGGGAGTGAAGGGGGCTGTCCTGTCTCTTGCCCTGTGACCTGAGCACCCTTGGCCTATCTTGATCATGTTTGCTGCATTCTTGGCTGGCCTTCCCTAGATCATGTCCTTCAATTACAATGATCTCTTCTGCAATCATAACCTCTTGATTTCTCCATGGTGACATCCTGGAACTACATATATTGGTTTACAAGGCCCTGCTTGGTAGGTCCTCCAcgtaataataaaatctatttaaatctgaaaaaataaacaagtagaccCTATTCAGCATCTTTCCCTTCTTATTTCTTATCAGGAATGAAATTTGTATGAGTTTCcataaaaatagcatttctgTTAGACTGACAGCCTCACTAAAATAGTGGTGAAgctataatgtattttattgaaaaacaagATATATTTGTCATTTAATGGTTCCTCTTCTCGCATTCACTTATTtaggaaaacatcaaaatttaaGAGCCAAATATTACCCTtcataaatgcatacataaacacacatttaCAGAAATTTAGCTGTTACCACACTAAAAAATGATATCAATATTCTGCCTTGCACCTAGCTGTCCTCTTCACTTTATTATGCATATCCCAGGGAACCTAAACTCGGAGGAATGGTAGGTAGGAGAAAAACAGCTAAGAACattgctagggatttaccccaaagatacagatgcagtgaaacgccaggacacctgcgccccaatgtttatagcagcaatgtccacaatagccaaactgtggagggagccttggtgtccatcaaaagatgaatggataaagaagatatgggatatatatacaatggaatattacccagccattggaaatgacaaatacccaccatttgcttctacgtggatggaactggagggtattatgctgagtgaagtaagtcaatcggagaaggacaaatattgtatggtctcattcatttggggaatataaaaaatagtgaaagggaataaaggagagaaaatgagtgggaaatatcagtgagggtgacagaccatgagagactcctaactctgggaaacgaacaaggggtggtggaagaggggatggggtgactgggtgacgggcagtgaggggggcacttgacgggatgagcactgggtgttatactatatgttgacaaatcgaactccaataaaataatatacaaaaaaatttgaaaaatttaaaaaagaaacagaagcaagaaaacacaacaggggtttgggggggggatggggaaaatAAGACTTCAGAACAACTAGACTATGATGCTGTGTTGTTTACCAGTTTTGGGAAGGAGACCCTTGGGATCATTTGAGGAAAGGAAGAGGTGAACTCAAATGAAATCTCAGAAGTAAGGTCATACCTTTGATTTTAGAAATAGATGAataatttggaaaagagaaaagaagcctTAAA belongs to Canis lupus familiaris isolate Mischka breed German Shepherd chromosome X, alternate assembly UU_Cfam_GSD_1.0, whole genome shotgun sequence and includes:
- the LOC106558390 gene encoding cytochrome c oxidase subunit 8A, mitochondrial-like — translated: MSVLTALLLRGLTGLAWRLLVPCLDPFHWPWEQLRTIGLTSCFLCFLLPLVWVLSHLESYKKWE